A single region of the Anaerostipes rhamnosivorans genome encodes:
- a CDS encoding MBL fold metallo-hydrolase translates to MKPELILLGTGNAMVTKCYNTCFAIHHEDEYLLVDAGGGNGILAQIERAEIPFGQIRHMFLTHAHTDHILGAVWMVRKIASMMISETYYGRFTIYCHREAAHILKEICRLTLAGKFLRLLDSKILIQEVEDGEKREMSGFTVRFFDIQSTKARQFGFRADWQDGISLACLGDEPYNSVCRAYVEGADWLMCEAFCLYGMRDIFQPYEKHHSTALDAGNLAEKLRVKNLVLYHTEDTDLANRKRQYTKEAELIFSGNVFVPDDLEVLKL, encoded by the coding sequence ATGAAACCGGAATTGATCTTGTTGGGCACCGGAAACGCCATGGTCACCAAGTGCTATAACACGTGTTTTGCTATACATCATGAGGACGAATATCTCTTGGTGGATGCCGGTGGAGGAAACGGGATCCTTGCTCAGATCGAAAGGGCGGAGATACCGTTCGGGCAGATCCGTCACATGTTTCTGACTCATGCCCACACGGACCACATACTGGGAGCGGTGTGGATGGTCAGAAAGATCGCATCCATGATGATCTCTGAAACATATTACGGACGTTTTACGATTTACTGCCATAGGGAGGCCGCTCATATCTTAAAAGAAATCTGCCGTCTCACCCTTGCCGGAAAGTTTTTAAGGCTTCTGGACAGCAAGATCCTGATCCAGGAAGTGGAGGACGGAGAGAAGAGGGAGATGTCCGGATTCACAGTCCGGTTTTTTGATATTCAGTCTACGAAGGCCAGACAGTTTGGATTCCGGGCAGACTGGCAGGACGGGATCTCTCTGGCATGCCTGGGGGATGAGCCGTATAACAGTGTCTGCAGAGCTTACGTGGAAGGTGCCGACTGGCTGATGTGTGAGGCGTTTTGTCTGTACGGCATGCGGGATATATTCCAGCCGTATGAAAAGCACCACAGCACGGCGTTGGATGCGGGCAATCTGGCCGAGAAACTGAGGGTTAAGAATCTGGTGCTTTATCATACAGAGGATACCGACTTGGCAAACAGAAAAAGGCAATATACAAAAGAGGCAGAACTGATATTTTCAGGAAATGTTTTTGTGCCGGATGATCTGGAAGTATTAAAGCTTTGA
- a CDS encoding DUF6070 family protein: MKQNIWLLILILSLCTLSACAEKKTDKNETVREELIKAAGSYRDIYIKAEKGRGKNTVLSEKEVHRIVDQLGRNGYTSACMGNDCNMKNIQKVTRGLKKAKEGKKGQAVFYCVTSSGGLHRYEMKFQGKKMSVTDAYLDWDKKQQPAVSYIDTKTAAKWEYTKKGWLIWETVPTENEEMDTHCMVRVLPLSDDCRRLNREYISPVGYRGNNLFLTDWDRKNHKNLYLNDLYEYFYYMKHHRYFQDDNSVDRITSEKFEAVMQDYLPFSKKEIRQYADYSEKDSTYLWEPLRGWNLTPQSMPVPEVVDVEHKGGGMTVLTVDALLKQKGTDQAFTHQVVLQKQKDGRVWFVKNTIISEHRDKLPAYQKRNQKRHPEA; the protein is encoded by the coding sequence ATGAAGCAGAATATTTGGCTATTGATCTTAATCTTAAGTCTCTGTACACTGTCAGCCTGCGCAGAGAAAAAGACAGACAAAAATGAAACAGTCAGAGAGGAGCTTATTAAGGCTGCAGGCAGTTACCGGGATATTTATATAAAGGCGGAGAAGGGCAGAGGGAAGAATACTGTCCTGTCTGAAAAGGAAGTTCACAGGATCGTGGACCAGCTGGGCAGGAATGGGTATACATCAGCCTGCATGGGAAATGACTGTAATATGAAGAACATACAGAAGGTAACGAGAGGGCTTAAGAAGGCCAAAGAAGGAAAGAAAGGACAGGCTGTATTTTACTGTGTCACTTCATCCGGAGGCCTTCATAGGTACGAAATGAAGTTTCAGGGCAAAAAAATGAGCGTGACCGATGCTTATCTGGACTGGGATAAAAAGCAGCAGCCGGCTGTCTCCTATATAGACACCAAAACAGCTGCCAAATGGGAGTATACAAAAAAGGGGTGGCTGATCTGGGAGACGGTTCCCACAGAAAACGAGGAGATGGATACCCACTGTATGGTCAGGGTGCTGCCTCTCAGTGATGACTGCCGGAGGCTTAACAGAGAGTACATAAGTCCTGTGGGATACCGGGGAAATAACCTGTTTCTGACGGACTGGGACAGAAAGAATCATAAAAACTTGTACTTAAATGATTTGTATGAGTATTTTTATTATATGAAGCATCACCGATACTTTCAGGATGACAACAGCGTGGACAGGATAACGTCTGAAAAGTTTGAAGCTGTTATGCAGGACTATCTGCCGTTTTCAAAAAAGGAAATCAGGCAGTACGCAGATTACAGTGAGAAGGACAGCACTTATCTGTGGGAGCCGTTAAGGGGCTGGAATCTGACTCCCCAGTCCATGCCAGTGCCGGAGGTTGTGGACGTTGAACATAAGGGGGGAGGTATGACAGTCCTGACGGTGGATGCTCTCCTGAAACAGAAAGGTACAGACCAGGCATTTACACATCAGGTGGTACTGCAAAAGCAGAAAGATGGCAGGGTTTGGTTTGTCAAGAATACCATCATTTCTGAACACAGGGATAAGCTGCCGGCTTATCAAAAAAGGAACCAGAAACGGCATCCAGAAGCATAG
- a CDS encoding ATP-binding protein, which produces MEDKTAGENVKIEYDNRNLLGETVVIRLDEDFTVLSGSPEFFLSYGKQERFQEDGGYSLYDEDRGWVMDMFYEKAANGDPVSAEFRLKTACNSIRWVHCEGKKTGEEKGYPIYQFVVFDVTEQIQKQLEYRLAAESSVDVLFEYLPEKDTLTSHESQKMGGREYTIQGYMQNLKGLKIVHPDDQKLVEDMMNGRINSAQIRIRYPEEDSYTWTLMQGDALRENGRVQKVIGTLKNISDEMARAQELKKLERESQIMAASILTMYGELIVLDLKTRKYMVHKADDSTQATLETTQAADFAEDNRKYAMALIHPEDRQRFFDFFNLDFMKEQIDLGQRKFFTQVRRKNGAGEYRWCEMIGTAIKNHENDEYNILLTFRDIDELRQAKQEKEQAEHRFISAVNAFYDAIYEYELHTGEIQVWKDIPSDEKPMITKLIKNGVMDERQYGIHPDYYQEFDEKLGRKSLIHFFETGQESVSSETLYLCEDGAYRWYDTQIQLLDRDAQKTRVMVCFKNVDDVRKEEERKKEVLRGALALAEESNNAKSDFLSRMSHDIRTPMNAIIGMTAIAEASVDDPGQVRNCLRKIHESADFLLALINDVLDMSKIESGKMNIVAEPFWIRQLIRGAADMCREQSEQKKQRLLCETGSGTDHCYLGDTLRLNQILMNLLTNAVKYTGEGGTVRVSAERIREGRKADVIRIRVEDNGIGISEEFQKKIFQPFEQEDAGAGRVFEGSGLGLSITQNLVHLMNGQISLTSRLGEGSCFDVTLPMLKAEEEEKIPEDGETETKEKFHFRGEKILIVEDNELNREIAVTLLEMAGLETETAVDGKDAVDKYTDSDIGYYQAVLMDIRMPVMDGLEAVRRIRNLKREDAAVPVIAMTANAFRDEQLQAEKAGMTAYLTKPVEARVLYKVLWKCLGY; this is translated from the coding sequence GTGGAAGACAAAACGGCAGGAGAAAATGTAAAAATTGAATACGATAACAGAAATCTTCTAGGTGAGACTGTGGTCATCCGTCTGGATGAGGATTTCACAGTACTCAGCGGAAGCCCGGAGTTCTTTCTCTCTTATGGAAAACAGGAGCGGTTCCAGGAGGACGGAGGATACAGTCTTTATGATGAAGACCGGGGCTGGGTCATGGACATGTTCTATGAAAAGGCTGCAAATGGTGATCCGGTCAGTGCGGAGTTCCGTCTGAAGACGGCCTGCAATTCCATCAGGTGGGTGCACTGTGAGGGCAAGAAGACTGGCGAGGAAAAAGGATATCCTATCTATCAATTCGTTGTATTCGACGTGACGGAGCAGATTCAGAAACAGCTGGAGTATCGTCTTGCGGCGGAGAGTTCTGTGGATGTCTTGTTTGAGTACCTGCCAGAGAAGGATACACTTACCAGCCATGAGAGCCAGAAGATGGGCGGCAGAGAATATACGATTCAGGGATATATGCAGAATCTGAAGGGGTTGAAGATCGTTCATCCAGATGACCAGAAACTGGTGGAGGACATGATGAACGGAAGGATCAACAGTGCCCAGATCCGCATTAGGTACCCAGAAGAAGACAGCTACACGTGGACGCTGATGCAGGGGGATGCCCTAAGAGAGAATGGAAGGGTCCAAAAGGTCATAGGAACCTTAAAAAATATATCCGATGAGATGGCAAGGGCTCAGGAATTAAAAAAACTGGAGAGGGAATCCCAGATCATGGCCGCCAGCATTCTTACCATGTACGGAGAGCTGATCGTACTAGACTTAAAGACCAGAAAGTACATGGTGCACAAAGCTGACGATTCCACGCAAGCAACTCTGGAGACAACACAAGCCGCAGATTTTGCGGAGGATAACCGGAAATATGCCATGGCTTTGATTCACCCTGAGGACCGGCAGAGATTTTTTGATTTCTTTAATCTGGACTTCATGAAGGAACAGATCGATCTTGGACAGAGAAAGTTCTTTACACAAGTCCGGAGAAAAAATGGAGCTGGAGAATACCGGTGGTGCGAGATGATCGGAACTGCCATAAAAAATCATGAGAATGACGAATATAATATACTTCTAACATTCCGGGACATCGACGAGTTAAGACAGGCGAAACAGGAAAAAGAGCAGGCCGAGCACAGGTTTATCTCGGCAGTTAATGCATTTTATGACGCGATTTATGAGTATGAACTTCACACAGGGGAGATCCAGGTCTGGAAGGATATCCCAAGCGATGAAAAACCGATGATCACCAAGCTGATTAAAAATGGGGTCATGGATGAACGGCAGTATGGAATTCATCCGGATTACTATCAGGAGTTTGATGAAAAGCTTGGAAGAAAAAGTCTGATCCACTTCTTTGAAACCGGACAGGAATCTGTGTCGTCCGAAACCCTGTACCTATGTGAAGACGGGGCCTACCGATGGTATGATACACAGATCCAGCTATTAGACCGGGATGCGCAGAAGACCCGTGTCATGGTCTGCTTTAAAAACGTGGACGATGTGAGGAAGGAAGAAGAGAGGAAGAAGGAAGTACTAAGAGGAGCTCTTGCCCTGGCGGAAGAGTCCAACAACGCCAAATCAGATTTTCTTTCCAGGATGTCCCATGATATCCGTACGCCGATGAACGCCATCATTGGGATGACGGCCATCGCCGAGGCAAGTGTGGACGATCCGGGACAGGTCAGGAACTGTTTACGTAAGATTCATGAATCAGCAGACTTCCTGCTGGCTCTGATCAACGACGTACTGGATATGTCAAAGATTGAGAGTGGTAAGATGAACATTGTCGCTGAGCCGTTTTGGATCCGGCAGCTGATTCGTGGCGCGGCAGATATGTGCCGGGAGCAGTCAGAACAAAAAAAACAGAGGCTGCTCTGCGAGACAGGATCCGGCACTGATCACTGTTATCTAGGGGATACCCTTAGACTGAACCAGATACTGATGAACCTTCTAACCAATGCTGTGAAATATACAGGTGAGGGAGGAACCGTCCGGGTAAGTGCAGAGCGGATCCGGGAAGGCCGGAAAGCGGATGTCATCAGGATCAGGGTGGAGGACAACGGTATCGGTATTTCTGAGGAATTTCAAAAGAAGATCTTTCAGCCGTTTGAGCAGGAAGATGCGGGGGCAGGCAGGGTATTTGAGGGCAGCGGTCTCGGGCTGTCTATTACCCAGAATCTGGTTCATCTGATGAACGGTCAGATATCCCTGACCAGCCGTCTCGGGGAGGGAAGCTGTTTTGATGTAACACTTCCAATGCTGAAGGCTGAGGAAGAGGAGAAAATCCCAGAAGATGGGGAGACAGAGACCAAAGAGAAATTCCACTTTCGGGGAGAGAAAATCCTGATCGTGGAGGATAACGAACTGAACCGGGAGATCGCAGTGACGCTGCTTGAGATGGCCGGACTGGAGACAGAAACTGCTGTAGATGGAAAAGATGCGGTAGACAAGTATACAGATTCTGATATAGGATACTATCAGGCCGTATTAATGGATATACGGATGCCGGTGATGGATGGGCTGGAGGCTGTCAGGCGCATCAGAAACCTGAAAAGGGAGGATGCGGCGGTACCGGTGATCGCTATGACCGCCAATGCGTTCAGAGACGAGCAGCTTCAGGCGGAAAAAGCCGGCATGACCGCGTACCTGACAAAACCTGTGGAGGCCAGAGTGCTCTATAAAGTCCTTTGGAAATGCCTGGGGTACTGA
- a CDS encoding ferritin-like domain-containing protein, producing the protein MTFSDSYKPAVTDSRPYPPIKVARRNPRYADMIVPALRAQSSELTAITTYIYQNWIFFQKHTSLAETISKIANVEMHHLQMLGTLVTLLGGDPSFAQDTCQCWTGNAPGYTHNIRKAMKDNVEAEEAAANFYLETASKIQDQFVCAVLNRIAMDEKIHAKIFRHYLNNLSC; encoded by the coding sequence ATGACATTTTCTGATTCTTACAAACCGGCAGTCACTGACTCCCGTCCTTATCCGCCTATTAAAGTTGCACGCAGAAACCCACGCTATGCTGACATGATCGTGCCTGCGCTGAGAGCCCAGTCCAGTGAGCTGACTGCGATCACCACATATATTTATCAGAACTGGATCTTCTTTCAGAAGCATACTTCCCTGGCCGAAACCATCTCAAAAATCGCCAACGTAGAAATGCACCATCTGCAGATGCTTGGAACCCTTGTGACACTTCTGGGCGGTGACCCCAGTTTTGCGCAGGACACCTGCCAATGCTGGACTGGAAATGCTCCCGGCTACACACACAATATCCGGAAGGCCATGAAGGACAACGTAGAAGCAGAAGAGGCAGCCGCCAACTTTTATCTGGAGACTGCCTCTAAGATACAGGATCAGTTTGTCTGTGCCGTGCTGAATCGTATTGCTATGGACGAGAAGATACATGCAAAAATCTTCCGCCACTATTTGAACAACTTAAGCTGCTGA
- a CDS encoding amidohydrolase has product MLIINGRILPMTGEEIKQGYLSTEGKYIKELGSVEQAPKPENGEEVLDAAGAWVMPGLIDAHCHVGIIEEKRGEAGDDCNEVTDPVTPQIRAIDGVNPMDPAFHDAIIAGITSVMTGPGSANVVGGQSVFMKTHGRCIDQMAVLEPAAIKTAFGENPKNEYGGRELMPSTRMGTAAILREALFQAKQYQQDRKAGKLEKKDFRMEPWIPVLEKKIPLKTHAHRADDILTAIRIAKEFDIDLTLDHCTEGHLVAQEIAASGFPAIIGPDLTARSKIEVQNMSFKTNGILEKAGVLTAIMTDHPVSLIRYLPLCAGLAVKQGMSMEGALRAITINAAKICRTDHRVGSLEPGKDADIAVFSGNPVNTLTKTIYTIIDGEVVYREGDHS; this is encoded by the coding sequence ATGCTCATTATAAATGGCAGGATTCTGCCGATGACAGGGGAAGAAATCAAACAGGGATATCTGAGTACAGAAGGGAAATACATCAAAGAGCTGGGCAGCGTGGAGCAGGCGCCCAAGCCAGAGAACGGCGAGGAAGTGCTCGACGCTGCCGGCGCCTGGGTTATGCCGGGACTGATTGATGCTCACTGTCATGTAGGCATCATCGAGGAGAAACGGGGAGAGGCCGGCGATGACTGCAATGAGGTCACAGACCCTGTCACTCCTCAGATCCGGGCTATTGACGGCGTCAATCCCATGGACCCTGCCTTTCATGATGCGATCATTGCAGGGATTACCTCTGTGATGACAGGACCGGGAAGCGCTAATGTGGTAGGAGGCCAGTCTGTGTTTATGAAGACGCACGGACGTTGTATCGATCAGATGGCAGTGCTTGAACCGGCAGCCATAAAAACAGCGTTTGGAGAAAATCCCAAAAACGAGTACGGCGGAAGGGAGCTGATGCCTTCCACCCGAATGGGGACGGCAGCAATTTTAAGAGAAGCTTTGTTTCAGGCGAAACAGTATCAGCAGGACAGGAAAGCAGGGAAACTGGAAAAGAAAGATTTCCGCATGGAACCGTGGATACCGGTTCTGGAAAAGAAGATACCATTAAAAACCCATGCCCACAGGGCTGATGACATCCTGACAGCGATCCGGATCGCAAAAGAGTTTGATATTGATCTGACACTGGACCACTGTACGGAAGGACACCTGGTGGCGCAAGAGATTGCCGCATCCGGCTTCCCGGCGATCATAGGACCGGATCTGACGGCAAGATCTAAGATCGAAGTACAGAACATGAGCTTTAAAACCAACGGGATTCTGGAAAAAGCAGGGGTGCTCACAGCCATTATGACAGACCATCCGGTATCCCTGATCCGTTATCTGCCTCTTTGTGCGGGATTGGCGGTGAAGCAGGGGATGAGCATGGAGGGAGCGTTAAGGGCCATCACCATCAACGCCGCAAAGATATGCCGGACAGATCACAGGGTCGGAAGCCTGGAGCCTGGAAAGGATGCGGACATCGCTGTCTTTTCCGGCAACCCGGTCAACACCCTGACAAAGACTATATATACAATCATTGACGGAGAAGTTGTTTACCGGGAAGGAGATCACAGCTAA
- a CDS encoding EFR1 family ferrodoxin (N-terminal region resembles flavodoxins. C-terminal ferrodoxin region binds two 4Fe-4S clusters.): MEISKAKIIFFSPTYSTEKITKLLGNVWGEESCEAIDISRYPDAGKHYEFQSDEIVYFGVPSYGGRVPAPAVQRFRNMKGNGAPIVLVAVFGNRDYDDTLLELKDLAEEQGFVPAAAVAAVAEHSIMRQYAAGRPDELDQKELQEYAEKIQAKLKAAEEPKQLSPLSVKGNRPYREYNGVPMKPSAGKQCTKCGVCAVQCPVGAISPEKPDETDRDKCISCMRCIAVCPQHARSVSRPVLMAASMKLKKACANPKRNELML; this comes from the coding sequence ATGGAGATATCAAAAGCCAAGATTATTTTTTTCAGCCCTACATACAGCACAGAGAAGATCACAAAGCTTCTGGGGAATGTCTGGGGAGAGGAGTCGTGCGAGGCCATCGACATTTCACGTTACCCAGATGCCGGAAAGCATTATGAATTTCAAAGCGATGAGATTGTCTATTTCGGCGTCCCATCCTATGGGGGACGCGTTCCGGCTCCTGCGGTCCAAAGATTTCGTAATATGAAAGGAAACGGGGCACCGATCGTTCTTGTGGCCGTGTTCGGAAACCGCGATTATGACGATACCCTGTTGGAGTTAAAAGACCTGGCAGAGGAACAGGGGTTTGTCCCGGCAGCGGCAGTGGCGGCGGTGGCAGAGCATTCCATCATGCGGCAGTATGCGGCGGGAAGGCCGGATGAACTGGATCAAAAAGAGTTACAGGAATACGCGGAAAAGATTCAGGCGAAACTCAAAGCAGCAGAGGAGCCCAAACAGCTGAGTCCGTTGTCCGTAAAAGGAAACCGGCCGTACCGAGAATACAACGGGGTCCCTATGAAGCCGTCTGCCGGTAAGCAGTGCACAAAATGTGGAGTCTGTGCAGTACAGTGTCCAGTGGGAGCGATTTCCCCGGAAAAGCCGGATGAGACGGACAGAGACAAATGTATCTCCTGCATGAGGTGTATTGCGGTATGTCCGCAGCATGCCCGGAGTGTCAGCAGGCCTGTCCTGATGGCCGCGTCCATGAAGCTGAAAAAGGCCTGTGCCAATCCAAAGAGAAATGAGTTGATGTTATGA
- a CDS encoding cation diffusion facilitator family transporter, which produces MKQLKIEQTAMRVSVNSILVNLVLSAFKLFAGVAARSGAMISDAAHSASDVFSTVIVLAGVAMASKEADEKHQYGHERMECVAAILLGAVLFLTGIFIGAAGLQKIFGGGYDKLTVPGTLAMVAALISIAVKEGMYWYTRNAAVKTDSGALMADAWHHRSDALSSVGSFIGILGARIGFPVLDPLASVVICIFIIKASYDIFADSICKMIDESCSRETVEQMRQVILRQPEVKGIDDIRTRKFGARVYVDVEICMDGSLTLKQAHETAEKVHLKIEENFAPVKHCMVHVNPVKNEDGGIKEEKTK; this is translated from the coding sequence ATGAAGCAACTGAAAATCGAACAAACGGCAATGAGAGTTTCCGTTAACAGCATTCTTGTAAACTTGGTTTTGTCTGCATTTAAGCTGTTTGCAGGAGTGGCGGCCAGATCCGGTGCTATGATATCGGATGCAGCCCATTCCGCATCGGATGTGTTCAGCACTGTCATTGTTCTGGCAGGCGTTGCTATGGCCTCCAAGGAAGCTGATGAAAAGCATCAGTATGGGCATGAACGGATGGAATGTGTGGCCGCGATCCTCCTTGGGGCAGTGCTTTTTCTTACCGGGATCTTCATAGGGGCCGCCGGGCTTCAAAAGATCTTCGGAGGTGGCTATGATAAGCTTACTGTGCCGGGAACTCTGGCCATGGTGGCTGCCCTAATCTCTATTGCGGTCAAGGAAGGAATGTACTGGTATACCAGAAATGCGGCAGTGAAAACAGATTCCGGGGCACTGATGGCAGATGCATGGCATCACCGCTCAGATGCACTGTCCTCCGTGGGAAGTTTTATTGGTATCCTGGGTGCGAGGATAGGTTTCCCGGTGCTGGATCCGCTGGCAAGTGTAGTGATCTGTATTTTCATTATTAAGGCATCCTACGATATTTTTGCAGATTCTATCTGCAAGATGATCGACGAATCCTGCAGCAGGGAGACTGTGGAACAGATGAGACAGGTCATCTTAAGGCAGCCCGAGGTAAAAGGAATTGACGATATCCGTACCAGAAAGTTCGGGGCCAGAGTATATGTAGATGTGGAGATCTGTATGGACGGCTCTCTGACCTTAAAACAGGCTCATGAAACTGCGGAGAAAGTCCACCTGAAAATAGAGGAAAATTTTGCACCAGTGAAACATTGTATGGTACATGTAAATCCCGTCAAGAATGAGGATGGGGGAATAAAAGAGGAAAAGACAAAATGA
- the nox gene encoding H2O-forming NADH oxidase, whose protein sequence is MPNKIIVVGANHAGTAALNTILDHYKDVDVTAFDANSNISFLGCGMALWIGGQISGPDGLFYSSKEILEGKGAKIYMETSVNSIDFDKKTVYVKDASGKDKEYSYDKLILATGSTPVGPQLPGMSLDNVQFVKLYQNAQEVIEKLGDTSIKKVAVVGGGYIGVELAEAFQRNGREVTLIDCAKTCLSAYYDEMFCKRMEKQLSDHGIHLAFEEKVERLEGNTRVEKVITDKNSYDADMVIFCVGFRPNTKLGNGQLRQFNKNGAYETDLMQQTSHPDVYAVGDCSTVYNNAIEDTDYIALATNAVRSGIIAAHNACGTELKSPGVQGSNGISIWGLNMVSTGLSLDRAKKLGFDAAATDYEDWQKAGFMEKDNYKVVIRIVYDKKTRRILGAQLCSDYDISMSIHLFSMAIQEKVTIDKLKLFDLFFLPHFNQPYNYITMAALNAE, encoded by the coding sequence ATGCCAAACAAAATTATTGTCGTCGGCGCAAACCACGCCGGCACCGCGGCACTGAATACAATTCTGGATCATTATAAAGATGTGGATGTCACCGCATTTGACGCCAATTCCAACATCAGCTTTTTAGGATGCGGGATGGCTCTGTGGATTGGCGGACAAATCTCAGGTCCTGACGGTCTGTTTTATTCCAGTAAGGAGATCCTTGAAGGAAAGGGAGCCAAAATCTATATGGAGACCTCGGTCAACTCCATTGATTTTGATAAAAAGACTGTCTATGTAAAAGATGCGTCCGGCAAAGACAAAGAATACTCTTACGACAAATTGATCCTTGCCACTGGTTCAACCCCTGTAGGACCCCAGCTTCCGGGCATGAGTCTTGACAACGTCCAGTTTGTAAAGCTCTACCAGAACGCCCAGGAGGTCATTGAAAAGCTCGGAGATACCTCCATTAAAAAGGTTGCTGTAGTGGGCGGCGGTTATATCGGAGTGGAACTTGCCGAGGCTTTCCAGCGCAATGGACGGGAAGTGACTTTGATCGACTGCGCCAAGACCTGCCTCTCTGCCTACTATGACGAGATGTTCTGCAAGCGTATGGAAAAACAGCTTTCTGACCACGGAATTCACCTGGCATTTGAAGAAAAAGTGGAACGCCTGGAAGGAAATACGAGGGTTGAAAAGGTCATTACAGATAAAAACAGCTATGATGCGGATATGGTCATCTTCTGTGTGGGATTCCGTCCCAATACAAAACTTGGAAACGGCCAGCTTCGACAGTTTAACAAAAACGGAGCCTATGAGACGGATCTTATGCAGCAGACAAGCCATCCGGATGTCTATGCCGTGGGAGACTGCTCTACCGTGTACAACAACGCCATCGAGGATACGGATTATATCGCACTGGCCACCAATGCGGTCCGTTCCGGGATCATCGCGGCCCACAATGCCTGCGGCACGGAACTGAAATCTCCGGGAGTCCAGGGCTCCAACGGCATCAGTATCTGGGGTTTAAATATGGTAAGCACAGGTCTCTCCCTGGACCGCGCAAAAAAACTTGGTTTTGATGCCGCCGCCACAGACTATGAGGACTGGCAGAAAGCCGGATTCATGGAAAAGGACAATTATAAAGTGGTCATCCGTATCGTCTATGACAAGAAGACCCGGCGGATCCTGGGCGCCCAGCTTTGCTCTGACTACGATATCTCCATGTCCATCCACTTATTCTCCATGGCGATACAGGAGAAAGTCACCATTGATAAGTTAAAACTGTTTGACTTGTTCTTCCTCCCGCACTTTAACCAGCCGTATAACTATATCACCATGGCGGCGCTGAACGCAGAATAA